A window from Leifsonia shinshuensis encodes these proteins:
- a CDS encoding PKD domain-containing protein, protein MDALTRSRRAHAFGPLTALLSALLLIAASLALAAPSSADTMPPDPTNPASPPTVGATALPTVQIDGVAWAQTVVGDTVYVAGKFGTARPAGSPAGANTTPRSNLLAYNITTGALISTFNVPLNAQALTIAASPDGTRVYVGGDFTTAGGASYYRIVAISTATGQPISSFRPVMESEVRAIAVTNTAVYAGGTFSSVNGVARGYLARLDPSNGALVQSWAASADAVVDAMAVSPDGARVYAGGRFKNVNGSAHYGLAMLTGSTGSILPFPANSVVRDAGTQAGITSLKATSDRVYGSGYVFGSGGNLEGSFAADGVTGALIWLEDCHGDTYSVAPVGDALYVAGHPHDCRNVGGFPETNPRTFHHTIAFSKARTGTLTNDGNTAYANFRGQPSPTLLNWFPNYATGTYTGQGQAAWSLAGDSRYLVVGGEFPVVNGTAQYGLTRFAFDSVVRSTTGPNNNTALTPNATSGTAGQATVNWTATYDQDNVSLRYALARDGDTAHPISTVTRTSTFWSRSAMSFTDSGLAGGSAHTYTLTVTDPDGNSITRTGNSVTIAGGGTNQPPTASFTVGANGLAVAVDGSASRDPDGSIASWAWNFGDGGTASGVTAGHTYATAGTYTVSLVVTDNRGATATTTRSVTVTAASGTTLAKDGFERTVSNGWGTAETGGAWTGAGTGSSYAVASGTGRIIDPAGSTKTQTLTGVSTSRSDVTVTFTTDLAATGGGIFVSAIPRQVGSVTYDGRVLLTSSGAVQIQLLANGAALQAVTVSGLTYAPGQQLALRVEAVGSSPTTLRARVWSATQAEPTGWQVTATDSTAGLQSAGSPGLRAYLSAAATSTPVTVRFDNFLVSAVP, encoded by the coding sequence ATGGATGCATTGACACGATCCCGTCGAGCGCACGCGTTCGGCCCGCTCACCGCGCTACTGTCCGCGCTGCTGCTGATCGCGGCGTCGCTGGCTCTGGCAGCACCATCGTCGGCGGATACGATGCCGCCCGATCCGACCAATCCCGCCTCGCCGCCGACGGTCGGCGCCACCGCGCTGCCGACGGTGCAGATCGACGGCGTCGCCTGGGCGCAGACCGTCGTGGGCGACACGGTGTACGTGGCCGGCAAGTTCGGGACGGCCCGCCCAGCGGGTTCACCCGCCGGTGCGAACACGACCCCGCGCAGCAATCTGCTCGCGTACAACATCACCACCGGTGCGCTGATCTCCACCTTCAACGTCCCGCTCAACGCGCAGGCGTTGACGATCGCCGCCTCGCCCGACGGCACGCGGGTGTACGTCGGCGGCGACTTCACGACCGCCGGCGGGGCCAGCTACTACCGGATCGTGGCGATCAGCACCGCGACCGGACAGCCGATCTCCTCGTTCCGTCCCGTCATGGAGAGCGAGGTGCGCGCGATCGCGGTGACGAATACCGCGGTGTACGCCGGCGGCACCTTCTCGAGCGTGAACGGCGTGGCCCGTGGATACCTCGCCCGTCTGGATCCGTCGAACGGCGCGTTGGTGCAGTCGTGGGCGGCGTCGGCGGACGCGGTGGTGGATGCGATGGCCGTGAGCCCCGACGGTGCCCGGGTCTACGCGGGTGGCCGGTTCAAGAACGTCAACGGCTCGGCTCACTACGGCCTGGCGATGCTGACCGGCTCGACCGGCTCCATCCTGCCGTTCCCGGCGAACAGCGTCGTCCGCGATGCCGGCACACAGGCGGGCATCACCTCGCTCAAGGCGACCAGCGACCGGGTCTACGGGTCGGGCTACGTCTTCGGCTCGGGAGGGAACCTGGAGGGGAGCTTCGCCGCGGACGGGGTCACCGGTGCCCTCATCTGGCTCGAGGACTGCCACGGTGACACCTACTCCGTCGCGCCAGTCGGGGATGCCCTGTATGTGGCGGGCCATCCGCACGACTGCCGCAACGTCGGCGGATTCCCTGAGACGAACCCGCGCACGTTCCACCACACCATCGCCTTCTCGAAGGCCCGCACCGGAACTCTCACGAACGACGGCAACACCGCCTACGCGAACTTCCGCGGGCAGCCGTCGCCCACCCTCCTCAACTGGTTCCCGAACTACGCGACCGGTACGTACACCGGGCAGGGGCAAGCGGCATGGAGCCTGGCGGGCGACAGCAGGTATCTCGTCGTCGGCGGCGAGTTCCCGGTGGTCAACGGTACGGCCCAGTACGGTCTGACGCGCTTCGCATTCGACAGCGTCGTCCGCAGCACGACCGGCCCCAACAACAACACCGCGCTCACACCCAATGCCACCTCCGGGACGGCCGGTCAGGCCACCGTGAACTGGACGGCGACCTACGACCAGGACAACGTGTCGCTCAGGTACGCCCTCGCCCGGGATGGTGACACGGCGCATCCCATCTCGACGGTGACGCGCACCTCCACCTTCTGGAGCCGCTCCGCGATGTCGTTCACCGACAGCGGGCTGGCGGGCGGCAGTGCGCACACGTACACGCTGACGGTCACCGATCCCGATGGGAACTCCATCACACGCACCGGCAACAGCGTGACCATCGCCGGAGGGGGCACGAACCAGCCGCCGACCGCCTCGTTCACGGTCGGTGCGAACGGCCTCGCCGTCGCCGTCGACGGCAGCGCGTCCCGCGATCCGGACGGATCCATCGCATCCTGGGCCTGGAACTTCGGCGACGGAGGGACGGCGTCAGGCGTGACGGCGGGCCACACCTACGCGACCGCCGGGACCTACACGGTCAGCCTGGTCGTGACCGACAACCGGGGTGCGACCGCCACCACCACGCGCTCGGTGACCGTGACCGCGGCATCGGGGACGACGCTCGCGAAGGACGGTTTCGAGCGCACCGTGAGCAATGGATGGGGCACGGCGGAGACAGGCGGCGCGTGGACGGGCGCAGGCACTGGCTCGTCGTACGCCGTCGCCTCGGGCACCGGGCGCATCATCGACCCGGCCGGGTCGACGAAGACGCAGACTCTCACCGGGGTCTCGACGAGCCGGTCGGATGTGACCGTCACGTTCACCACGGACCTGGCTGCGACCGGCGGAGGGATCTTCGTGTCCGCGATTCCCCGGCAGGTCGGCTCCGTCACGTACGACGGGCGGGTGCTCCTGACGTCGAGCGGAGCGGTTCAGATCCAGCTGCTCGCGAACGGAGCCGCGCTGCAGGCCGTCACCGTGAGCGGGCTCACCTACGCTCCGGGCCAGCAACTGGCGCTGCGCGTGGAAGCCGTCGGATCCTCGCCGACGACGTTGCGGGCGCGGGTGTGGTCGGCCACGCAGGCCGAGCCGACGGGATGGCAGGTGACGGCCACCGACTCCACGGCGGGCCTGCAGAGTGCTGGGAGCCCGGGCCTGCGCGCCTATCTCTCGGCAGCGGCGACGAGCACACCGGTGACCGTCCGCTTCGACAACTTCCTCGTCTCCGCCGTCCCGTGA
- a CDS encoding DUF2945 domain-containing protein — translation MADELKRGDHVEWSSHGVDVPGEVEKKITSDTEAAGRTVKASKDDPQYLVESDKSGKEAVHKPDALHKKKRS, via the coding sequence ATGGCGGATGAACTGAAGCGCGGCGACCACGTCGAGTGGTCCTCGCACGGGGTCGATGTGCCGGGCGAGGTCGAGAAGAAGATCACCTCGGACACCGAGGCGGCCGGACGCACGGTGAAGGCGTCGAAGGACGACCCGCAGTACCTCGTGGAGAGCGACAAGAGCGGCAAGGAGGCTGTGCACAAACCGGACGCGCTCCACAAGAAGAAGCGCTCGTAG
- a CDS encoding D-alanyl-D-alanine carboxypeptidase — protein MHESDQPDVGPDPSTTPIPPTPPADSSALPAHSSAASEPPTTTGSGRRAAARPAGVAGFGAGVMTAIRKHPKTWIAAAGAVAFVLLGTGSVALGATIGAPAAAVGIAPTGTPTPTRTASATPTPTPTVDPARPVPANQAAATRVRTCSVAGLAADGRLGSLEAQVVNAKTGQTLFDRNGVKPGPTASVLKTLTSAAALATLGPDYRVPTTVVAGSTPGQVVIVGGGDVTLSRLPAGQASFYTGAPKIQDLANQVKQAMGGQPITSIVVDATLFGAPFWQPSWDEREERVVEGSTPYMTALMVDGDRDDPTAVESPRSTDPVSRAVQYFQQYLGTSVGVSQGVAPAGARQLGVVQSQPVTTLIDQAMRVSDNTIMEELARLVAIKNGAGNTFDALNAGVLAGLKGYGIDTSGIHIADGSGLSADNAVPPSYLTQLFIKVLNRQNGLGVVYDGLPVAGKSGTLGPGYNRFTGSSSVARGAVFAKTGWIDHGYTLSGIVNAADGTPLTFAVFALGNVGDNAKQAIDSLVAGFYKCGDNLSNG, from the coding sequence ATGCACGAATCGGACCAGCCGGACGTCGGGCCCGACCCGTCCACCACGCCGATCCCTCCCACTCCGCCCGCTGACAGCTCGGCTCTGCCCGCCCACAGCTCGGCCGCGTCGGAGCCGCCGACGACCACGGGGTCCGGTCGCCGCGCCGCCGCGCGGCCCGCGGGTGTCGCCGGATTCGGAGCGGGTGTGATGACGGCCATCCGCAAGCACCCGAAGACGTGGATCGCCGCGGCGGGAGCCGTCGCGTTCGTCCTGCTGGGCACCGGCAGCGTCGCGCTGGGCGCCACGATCGGGGCGCCCGCCGCCGCCGTCGGCATCGCGCCGACCGGCACGCCGACCCCCACGCGCACCGCGTCGGCCACGCCCACCCCGACGCCGACCGTCGATCCCGCGCGCCCGGTCCCCGCCAACCAGGCCGCGGCGACCCGCGTGCGCACCTGCTCGGTCGCAGGGCTGGCCGCCGACGGACGCCTCGGATCGCTGGAGGCGCAGGTCGTCAACGCGAAGACCGGCCAGACCCTCTTCGACCGCAACGGCGTGAAGCCGGGGCCGACGGCCTCGGTGCTGAAGACGCTCACGTCGGCCGCGGCGCTGGCGACCCTGGGGCCGGACTACCGCGTCCCCACGACCGTCGTCGCCGGCAGCACGCCGGGCCAGGTCGTGATCGTCGGCGGCGGAGACGTGACCCTGTCGCGCCTGCCCGCCGGACAGGCGTCCTTCTACACCGGAGCACCGAAGATCCAGGACCTCGCCAACCAGGTGAAGCAGGCGATGGGCGGCCAGCCGATCACCTCCATCGTCGTGGACGCGACCCTGTTCGGCGCCCCGTTCTGGCAGCCCAGCTGGGACGAGCGCGAGGAGCGCGTCGTCGAGGGTTCGACCCCGTACATGACGGCGCTGATGGTCGACGGCGACCGGGACGACCCGACGGCCGTCGAGTCGCCGCGGAGCACCGACCCGGTGTCGCGCGCGGTGCAGTACTTCCAGCAGTACCTCGGCACCAGCGTGGGAGTCAGCCAGGGGGTCGCCCCGGCCGGCGCGCGCCAGCTGGGCGTGGTGCAGTCGCAGCCGGTCACCACCCTGATCGACCAGGCCATGCGCGTCTCCGACAACACGATCATGGAGGAGCTGGCGCGCCTCGTCGCGATCAAGAACGGCGCGGGCAACACGTTCGACGCCCTGAACGCCGGCGTCCTCGCGGGCCTCAAGGGCTACGGGATCGACACCTCGGGCATCCACATCGCCGACGGTTCCGGGCTCAGCGCCGACAACGCGGTTCCGCCCTCGTACCTCACCCAGCTCTTCATCAAGGTGCTGAACCGCCAGAACGGGCTCGGCGTCGTCTACGACGGTCTGCCGGTCGCCGGGAAGTCGGGGACGCTCGGGCCGGGCTACAACCGCTTCACGGGGTCGAGCAGCGTCGCACGGGGCGCGGTGTTCGCGAAGACCGGCTGGATCGACCACGGGTACACGCTGTCCGGGATCGTGAACGCGGCGGACGGAACACCGCTCACGTTCGCCGTGTTCGCCCTGGGGAACGTCGGCGACAACGCCAAGCAGGCGATCGACAGCCTCGTCGCCGGGTTCTACAAGTGCGGAGACAATCTCTCCAACGGCTGA
- a CDS encoding isochorismatase family protein — protein sequence MGRALFVVDVQNDFTEGGALGVTGGAAVAQAISDYLAANADDYDVIVASRDWHDGDNDNGGHFAADGEPDFQSSWPVHCVAGSAGADYHPAFDTSRVTHHVHKGQGVPAYSLFEGRTGSGDTVQQVLDRHGIAEVDVAGIATDYCVRASALDALADGRRVRVLRRLVAGVAPETSDAALAELAAAGAELVD from the coding sequence ATGGGCAGGGCGCTCTTCGTCGTGGATGTGCAGAACGACTTCACCGAGGGAGGCGCGCTCGGGGTCACGGGAGGCGCCGCCGTCGCGCAGGCGATCAGCGACTACCTCGCGGCCAACGCGGACGACTACGACGTGATCGTGGCGAGCCGCGACTGGCACGACGGCGACAACGACAACGGCGGCCACTTCGCGGCGGACGGCGAGCCCGACTTCCAGAGCAGCTGGCCGGTGCACTGCGTCGCCGGCAGCGCCGGTGCGGACTACCACCCGGCGTTCGACACCTCGCGGGTCACCCACCACGTCCACAAGGGCCAGGGCGTTCCGGCCTACTCGCTGTTCGAGGGCCGCACCGGCTCGGGCGACACGGTACAGCAGGTGCTCGATCGTCACGGCATCGCCGAGGTGGATGTGGCGGGCATCGCGACCGACTACTGCGTGCGGGCGTCCGCCCTGGACGCGCTGGCCGACGGGCGGCGCGTCCGCGTGCTCCGACGGCTTGTCGCGGGGGTGGCACCGGAGACCTCGGACGCTGCTCTCGCGGAACTGGCTGCGGCGGGAGCCGAGCTCGTCGACTGA
- a CDS encoding efflux RND transporter permease subunit → MSRNVGDQQKTVRPPARWLRILIPTLLVLVWLVLAGLGGPTFGKLSGVSSNDQAAFLPASAESTEVQDWQKRFTDSGSIPAIVVVESETAIPKSELATTYADLGTKLGEVEGVQAPAEGASTSVAGPIPSQDGLAIEYIVPISHTDEVKTVVANLRSVVDQNVPEGTQAWVTGPAGLTADLVNAFGGIDGILLLVAVAAVFVILLLVYRALLLPFLVLFTSIFALCAAILIVYLFALWGWIKLSGQSQGILSILVIGAATDYSLLLVARYREALEQEESRWVAILRAWKAALEPIVASGATVILALLCLLFSDLNSNKSLGPIAAIGIVFSLLSALTLLPALLGIFGRAAFWPFRPVVGGKPHPRETGATLAGLEGVHGLWRRIGRLIARRPRVTWIVSLVLLAACALGLTQLKANGVQQTDVILSQSDAVDGQAVVAKHFDAGSGSPVLIVAPEAQGEAVLAATKEADGIASADFYTGGGRPQPGVEAEPVVKDGHVLIQATLAAEPDSAKAEAVVKDLRSSLSTDGSVLVGGVTAIALDTNETAQSDLARIIPIVLAVILVILMLLLRSILAPVLLIGSVVLSYAAALGVSALVFNDVFGFPGADAAVPLFGFVFLVALGVDYNIFLMTRVREESLRIGTRPGILRGLGLTGSVITSAGVVLAATFAALAVIPILFLVQIAFIVAFGVLLDTVIVRTLLVPAASYDIGRGIWWPSKLWKDRTHEARAEVSS, encoded by the coding sequence GTGTCGAGAAACGTCGGGGACCAGCAGAAGACGGTCCGCCCACCGGCCCGCTGGCTTCGCATCCTCATCCCCACGCTGCTCGTCCTCGTCTGGCTCGTGCTCGCCGGCCTCGGCGGACCGACGTTCGGCAAGCTCTCCGGCGTCTCGAGCAACGATCAGGCGGCCTTCCTGCCCGCGAGTGCTGAGTCGACCGAGGTCCAGGACTGGCAGAAGCGCTTCACCGACTCGGGGTCCATCCCGGCGATCGTTGTGGTGGAGTCCGAGACCGCGATCCCCAAGAGCGAGCTCGCCACGACCTACGCCGACCTCGGCACCAAGCTCGGCGAGGTGGAGGGCGTCCAGGCGCCGGCGGAGGGCGCGAGCACCAGCGTGGCGGGGCCCATCCCCTCCCAGGACGGTCTCGCGATCGAGTACATCGTCCCCATCTCCCACACGGACGAGGTGAAGACGGTCGTCGCCAACCTGCGCTCGGTGGTGGACCAGAACGTCCCGGAGGGCACGCAGGCCTGGGTGACCGGACCGGCCGGGCTCACCGCCGACCTCGTCAACGCCTTCGGCGGAATCGACGGCATCCTGCTCCTCGTCGCCGTCGCCGCCGTGTTCGTCATCCTGTTGCTGGTCTACCGGGCGTTGCTCCTGCCGTTCCTCGTGCTGTTCACGTCGATCTTCGCGCTGTGCGCCGCGATCCTGATCGTCTACCTGTTCGCGCTGTGGGGCTGGATCAAGCTGTCGGGCCAGAGCCAGGGCATCCTGTCCATCCTCGTGATCGGCGCCGCGACCGACTATTCGCTGCTGCTCGTCGCCCGGTACCGCGAGGCGCTGGAGCAGGAGGAATCGCGGTGGGTCGCCATCCTGCGCGCGTGGAAGGCGGCGCTCGAGCCGATCGTCGCCTCCGGTGCCACGGTCATTCTGGCCCTGCTCTGCCTGCTGTTCTCGGACCTGAACTCCAACAAGAGCCTCGGCCCGATCGCGGCGATCGGCATCGTGTTCTCCCTGCTCTCGGCGCTGACCCTGCTGCCTGCCCTGCTCGGCATCTTCGGGCGCGCCGCGTTCTGGCCGTTCCGTCCGGTCGTGGGCGGCAAGCCGCACCCGCGCGAGACCGGAGCGACGCTCGCCGGTCTCGAGGGTGTGCACGGACTCTGGAGGCGGATCGGCAGACTCATCGCCCGCCGTCCCCGGGTCACGTGGATCGTCTCCCTGGTCCTCCTCGCCGCCTGCGCTCTGGGGCTGACCCAGCTGAAGGCGAACGGCGTGCAGCAGACGGACGTCATCCTGTCGCAGTCGGACGCCGTGGACGGCCAGGCGGTTGTCGCGAAGCACTTCGATGCCGGGTCCGGATCTCCCGTCCTGATCGTCGCCCCCGAAGCACAGGGGGAAGCCGTGCTCGCTGCGACCAAGGAGGCCGACGGCATCGCCTCGGCCGACTTCTACACCGGCGGCGGGCGCCCTCAGCCCGGGGTGGAGGCGGAACCCGTCGTGAAGGACGGGCACGTGCTCATCCAGGCGACGCTCGCGGCGGAGCCGGACTCCGCCAAGGCCGAGGCGGTCGTCAAGGACCTGCGCAGCTCGCTGTCGACGGACGGCTCGGTGCTGGTGGGAGGCGTCACCGCGATCGCGCTGGACACGAACGAGACGGCGCAGAGCGACCTGGCCAGGATCATCCCGATCGTGCTCGCGGTGATCCTGGTGATCCTCATGCTGCTGTTGCGGTCCATCCTCGCGCCGGTGCTGCTCATCGGCAGCGTCGTGCTGTCGTACGCGGCCGCGCTCGGCGTCTCCGCCCTCGTCTTCAACGACGTCTTCGGGTTCCCGGGCGCCGACGCGGCCGTGCCGCTGTTCGGGTTCGTGTTCCTGGTCGCACTGGGAGTGGACTACAACATCTTCCTGATGACCCGGGTGCGGGAGGAGTCGCTGCGCATCGGGACGCGGCCCGGCATCCTGCGCGGGCTCGGCCTCACCGGCAGCGTCATCACGTCGGCCGGCGTCGTGCTGGCGGCGACGTTCGCGGCGCTCGCGGTGATCCCCATCCTGTTCCTGGTGCAGATCGCGTTCATCGTCGCGTTCGGTGTGCTGCTCGACACGGTGATCGTCCGGACGCTGCTGGTGCCGGCCGCCTCGTACGACATCGGGCGCGGGATCTGGTGGCCGTCGAAGCTGTGGAAGGACCGGACGCACGAGGCGCGCGCGGAGGTGTCGTCGTAG
- a CDS encoding alpha/beta fold hydrolase, with protein MTHIHVDRHPGPAPVLLVHGFATTGSLTWEATGWVAALAEAGRGAIVPDLRGHGGSDAPHDPDAYSPELLAQDLLAVLDEQEVEQVDAIAYSMGSWVSLALVELAPHRIRRLVVGGVGTVEQFARWGVSAVQGAPRDGVGTLDSASPLAPLLASLREAPGVDREALAACAAGMATHPLPLASTVPTMLVVGEVDPVTEGADEAARLLGAELVVLPKRNHVTTLSARGFKQAAVPFLTA; from the coding sequence ATGACGCACATCCACGTCGACCGGCACCCCGGCCCCGCTCCGGTGCTGCTCGTGCACGGCTTCGCGACCACCGGCTCCCTCACCTGGGAGGCGACAGGATGGGTGGCGGCGCTCGCCGAGGCGGGCCGCGGAGCGATCGTGCCCGACCTGCGCGGGCACGGCGGAAGCGACGCGCCCCACGACCCCGACGCGTACTCGCCCGAGCTGCTCGCCCAGGACCTGCTCGCCGTGCTCGACGAGCAGGAGGTGGAGCAGGTGGATGCGATCGCCTACTCGATGGGCAGCTGGGTTTCGCTCGCGCTGGTGGAGCTCGCCCCGCACCGCATCCGCCGCCTCGTGGTCGGGGGAGTGGGGACGGTGGAGCAGTTCGCCCGCTGGGGCGTCTCCGCCGTGCAGGGGGCGCCGCGCGATGGGGTGGGCACCCTGGACTCGGCGAGCCCTCTGGCGCCGCTGCTCGCCTCGCTCCGTGAGGCGCCGGGCGTCGACCGCGAGGCCCTCGCGGCGTGCGCAGCGGGGATGGCGACCCACCCGCTCCCGCTCGCCAGCACCGTGCCGACGATGCTGGTGGTCGGCGAGGTGGACCCCGTGACCGAGGGCGCCGACGAGGCAGCCCGGCTGCTCGGCGCCGAACTGGTGGTGCTCCCCAAGCGGAACCACGTCACGACGCTGAGCGCGCGCGGCTTCAAGCAGGCGGCGGTGCCGTTCCTCACGGCGTGA